The Marinilongibacter aquaticus genome has a window encoding:
- the gmk gene encoding guanylate kinase, whose translation MGKAVIFCAPSGSGKTTIVKHLLEKHEDMGFSISACTRDRRGRNEVHGKDYYFLTIEEFRKKIEEDAFAEWEEVYPGGYYGTLKSEIERLWDAGKTVLFDVDVRGGLKLKQYFGDQALAIFVKVPSEEELETRLRQRGTETEESLSKRLYKVKFEMTFQDKFDVILLNDDLDESLGKAEKLCADFKADVLNIEEKPLRV comes from the coding sequence ATGGGAAAGGCGGTCATTTTTTGTGCACCTTCGGGCTCGGGGAAAACCACGATTGTCAAACATTTATTGGAAAAACATGAAGATATGGGTTTTTCCATTTCGGCCTGTACTCGCGACAGAAGAGGGCGGAACGAAGTGCATGGAAAGGATTATTATTTCTTGACGATTGAAGAATTCCGGAAAAAAATCGAAGAAGATGCTTTTGCCGAATGGGAAGAAGTGTATCCGGGCGGGTATTACGGAACGCTCAAGTCTGAGATCGAAAGGCTTTGGGATGCGGGCAAAACGGTTTTGTTTGACGTGGATGTGAGAGGTGGCCTTAAGCTTAAGCAATACTTTGGCGACCAGGCTTTGGCCATATTTGTGAAAGTGCCTTCTGAGGAAGAATTGGAAACCCGTTTACGACAAAGAGGTACCGAAACGGAGGAAAGCCTTTCGAAGAGGTTGTATAAAGTGAAGTTTGAAATGACTTTTCAAGATAAGTTTGATGTAATTCTGCTGAACGACGACCTCGACGAATCTTTGGGGAAAGCCGAAAAACTGTGTGCTGATTTCAAAGCCGACGTGCTGAATATTGAAGAGAAACCGCTGCGGGTATGA
- the nadD gene encoding nicotinate (nicotinamide) nucleotide adenylyltransferase, with protein MKIGLFFGSFNPIHIGHLIIGNAMAENTDLDEVWYVVSPQNPFKKNKSLLHEFDRLEMVERAISDNFKLKATDIEFKLSRPSYTIDTLTVLAEKYPRHEFVLIMGEDNLVQFSNWKNHDKILEYYSLYVYPRPNTPDHDFKAHPKVHFYNSPLLDISATFIRQCIKERKSIRYMVSEPVEKYIELKGFYLQ; from the coding sequence ATGAAGATAGGTTTGTTCTTCGGTTCTTTCAACCCCATCCATATAGGGCATTTGATAATCGGAAATGCCATGGCCGAAAATACCGATTTGGATGAAGTTTGGTATGTGGTTTCGCCACAAAACCCTTTCAAAAAAAACAAAAGCCTGCTGCACGAGTTCGATCGTTTGGAAATGGTCGAAAGGGCTATTTCTGACAATTTCAAATTGAAGGCAACAGATATAGAATTTAAGCTGAGCAGGCCCAGCTACACGATCGATACGCTTACTGTTTTGGCCGAAAAATATCCGCGGCACGAATTTGTATTGATTATGGGGGAAGACAATTTGGTGCAATTCAGCAATTGGAAGAACCACGATAAAATACTGGAATACTACAGTTTGTACGTGTATCCAAGGCCCAATACGCCCGATCACGATTTCAAAGCACATCCTAAAGTGCATTTTTACAATTCACCTTTGTTGGACATTTCGGCTACTTTTATCCGCCAATGTATTAAAGAGAGAAAGTCCATTCGCTATATGGTCAGTGAGCCTGTAGAAAAGTACATCGAACTGAAGGGTTTCTATCTTCAATAA
- the efp gene encoding elongation factor P: MATTADFRNGLCIEFNNDLYIISEFQHVKPGKGPAFVRTKLKNLKTGRVIDNTFTAGVNVVTARVEKRAFQFIFKDDFGYNFMNTETFEQINLPEEMVPCSDLLKEGQNVDILIHAEEETPLSVEIPMYVELKVTYTEPGVKGDTANNPLKPATVETGASIKVPLFIENDELIRVNTQTYEYDSRVKEK; encoded by the coding sequence ATGGCAACAACCGCAGATTTTAGAAATGGCTTGTGTATAGAATTCAACAATGATCTGTACATTATTTCAGAGTTTCAGCATGTGAAGCCTGGCAAAGGGCCTGCCTTTGTTCGGACCAAACTGAAGAATTTAAAAACCGGAAGAGTAATAGACAATACATTTACCGCGGGTGTGAATGTAGTGACTGCTCGCGTGGAAAAACGAGCATTTCAGTTTATATTTAAGGATGATTTCGGCTACAATTTCATGAATACCGAAACCTTCGAACAAATAAACTTGCCCGAAGAAATGGTGCCTTGCAGCGATTTGCTGAAAGAAGGGCAGAATGTGGACATTCTGATTCACGCCGAGGAAGAAACGCCTTTGAGCGTCGAAATCCCAATGTATGTGGAGTTGAAGGTAACCTATACCGAACCCGGAGTGAAAGGCGATACGGCCAATAACCCGTTGAAGCCCGCTACTGTAGAAACAGGAGCGAGCATTAAGGTGCCTTTGTTTATAGAAAACGACGAACTGATCCGCGTGAATACGCAAACGTACGAGTACGATTCACGTGTGAAAGAAAAGTAG
- the accB gene encoding acetyl-CoA carboxylase biotin carboxyl carrier protein — METKEIQKLIDFIAKSDLDEVKMETSELKLHVRRNAGVVTVPSPAVQAVAPAPAAPVAVAAPAPAAAESAASPEPAAKSNLVEIKSPMIGTFYRASGPEKPNFKEVGDDVNVGEVICIIEAMKLFNEIESEVKGKIVKILVDDASPVEFDQPLFLVEPA, encoded by the coding sequence ATGGAAACAAAAGAAATTCAAAAGCTGATTGATTTTATCGCAAAATCTGATCTGGATGAAGTAAAAATGGAGACTTCTGAGTTGAAATTGCATGTCAGAAGAAATGCTGGTGTGGTTACAGTGCCTAGCCCTGCAGTGCAGGCCGTGGCTCCTGCTCCGGCAGCCCCTGTAGCTGTAGCAGCTCCTGCCCCAGCAGCAGCAGAAAGTGCGGCAAGTCCAGAACCTGCAGCGAAAAGTAATTTGGTGGAGATCAAATCTCCAATGATCGGTACGTTCTACCGTGCCTCTGGCCCCGAGAAACCAAACTTCAAAGAAGTAGGTGATGATGTGAATGTAGGTGAGGTAATCTGCATCATCGAGGCCATGAAACTTTTCAATGAGATTGAGTCTGAAGTAAAAGGGAAAATTGTGAAAATATTGGTAGACGATGCGTCACCAGTAGAGTTTGACCAACCACTTTTCTTGGTTGAGCCCGCTTAA
- a CDS encoding YceD family protein yields the protein MKKILRQYEIKVQGLEDKRHTFDFEGGDEFFASFDQDIVEKGRFNVDLTLDKSTTMLQLNYRITGEVELICDRTLRDFAYPLDLEEVYVYKFGDRYEEVAEDVSIVPFGVSEINVAQHILDYICLAIPMKRLHPDVEDDDDDFEEEDFVEDHLEEIEEDEPESEEQQEVDPRWAALQALKKKL from the coding sequence GTGAAGAAGATTCTTAGACAATACGAGATTAAAGTGCAAGGCTTGGAAGACAAGCGGCATACGTTTGATTTCGAGGGCGGGGATGAGTTCTTTGCGTCGTTCGATCAGGATATTGTCGAGAAAGGGCGTTTCAATGTGGATTTAACATTGGACAAATCGACCACCATGCTTCAGCTCAATTACCGTATTACGGGTGAGGTGGAGTTGATTTGCGATCGTACTTTGCGGGATTTTGCCTATCCTCTTGATCTAGAAGAGGTATATGTGTACAAATTCGGCGATCGTTATGAAGAGGTGGCAGAGGATGTCAGCATTGTGCCTTTTGGTGTGAGCGAAATCAATGTCGCTCAGCATATTCTCGATTATATCTGTCTGGCGATACCCATGAAAAGGTTGCACCCGGATGTGGAAGACGATGACGACGATTTTGAAGAAGAGGACTTTGTGGAGGATCATCTTGAAGAAATAGAAGAAGATGAACCGGAAAGCGAAGAACAGCAAGAAGTGGATCCGCGTTGGGCCGCTTTGCAAGCATTAAAAAAGAAATTGTAA
- a CDS encoding beta-ketoacyl-ACP synthase III produces MSRKAAITGVSAYLPDDVLTNFDLEKIVETNDEWITSRTGIKERRILKDDRLGTSFMAAEAVKSLLAKTNTAPEEVDLVIVATVTPDYFFPSTANLVCTQVGIPNVGSFDILAACSGFIYALGMGSQFIEAGKYKKVIVVGADKMSSIIDWQDRTTCILFGDGAGAVMLEPNEEGNGLIDFNLHSDGTGEDHLIMKGGGSRFPASQSTLDNKLHYIRQEGQAVFKFAVTKMADTAANIMEANGLTGEDIAYLVPHQANKRIIDATARRMGIGEDKVMMNINKYGNTTAGTIPLCLYDYESKLKKGDNLILAAFGGGFTWGSAYIKWAY; encoded by the coding sequence ATGAGTAGAAAAGCCGCTATTACAGGAGTAAGTGCGTACCTCCCTGACGACGTCTTGACGAACTTCGACCTCGAAAAGATTGTGGAGACGAACGATGAATGGATCACTTCACGCACAGGAATAAAAGAAAGGCGGATTTTGAAAGATGATCGACTCGGCACATCTTTCATGGCAGCAGAAGCTGTGAAGAGTTTGTTGGCCAAAACAAACACCGCACCTGAAGAGGTAGACCTCGTGATTGTGGCTACCGTTACCCCCGATTATTTCTTTCCTTCAACAGCCAATTTGGTGTGTACTCAAGTCGGTATCCCAAATGTGGGCAGTTTTGATATTTTGGCGGCCTGTTCTGGGTTTATCTATGCTTTGGGCATGGGCAGCCAGTTTATCGAAGCCGGGAAATACAAGAAGGTGATTGTTGTGGGAGCGGATAAAATGTCTTCCATAATCGATTGGCAAGACCGTACCACGTGCATTCTTTTTGGCGACGGTGCCGGAGCAGTAATGCTTGAACCCAATGAAGAGGGAAATGGTTTAATCGATTTCAATTTGCATTCGGATGGAACTGGCGAAGACCACTTGATCATGAAAGGTGGCGGAAGCCGCTTTCCGGCTTCGCAGAGTACATTAGACAATAAACTGCATTATATTCGTCAGGAAGGTCAGGCGGTATTCAAATTTGCCGTGACCAAAATGGCCGATACAGCCGCGAACATCATGGAAGCGAACGGCTTGACTGGAGAAGATATTGCCTATCTTGTTCCCCATCAGGCCAATAAGCGTATCATAGATGCCACGGCCAGAAGAATGGGAATTGGCGAAGACAAGGTGATGATGAACATCAACAAATACGGCAATACCACCGCCGGAACAATTCCCCTTTGTCTTTACGATTACGAATCGAAACTGAAAAAAGGAGACAATTTGATCCTCGCGGCTTTTGGTGGTGGATTCACTTGGGGATCGGCTTACATTAAATGGGCATATTAG
- the accC gene encoding acetyl-CoA carboxylase biotin carboxylase subunit: protein MFKKILVANRGEIALRVMRTCREMGIKTVAVYSTADKDSLHVRFADEAVCIGPSQSIKSYLSIPNILSAAEITNADAIHPGYGFLSENAEFSKICEDYGIKFIGASAEQINLMGDKATAKDTMKKAGVPVIPGSEGLLESVEQGKKLAKEMGYPVIIKATAGGGGRGMRIIKEEGQFQKMWDDAKMESGAAFGNDGLYLEKFVEEPRHIEIQIVGDRFGKVCHLSERDCSIQRRHQKLLEETPSPVMTDDLRQRMGDAAIKGASAIQYEGAGTVEFLVDKNGDFYFMEMNTRIQVEHPITEEVTDFDLIKEQIKVAAGVPISGKSYFPKKYSMECRINAEDPGNGFRPCPGVIKSMHLPGGHGVRIDSHVYAGYTIPPHYDSMIAKVIVTAQSREEVIVRMKRALEEFYVEGVKTTIPFHLKLMDDEIFRSGIFNTKFLETFDFSDL from the coding sequence ATGTTTAAGAAAATATTAGTAGCAAACCGCGGAGAAATTGCCCTGAGGGTTATGCGTACCTGTAGGGAAATGGGAATCAAAACGGTTGCCGTATACTCGACAGCAGATAAGGACAGCTTGCACGTGCGTTTTGCAGATGAAGCCGTGTGTATCGGCCCTTCGCAGAGCATCAAATCTTATCTGAGCATCCCGAATATCCTTTCGGCCGCTGAGATTACCAATGCAGATGCCATTCACCCCGGGTATGGTTTCCTTTCGGAAAATGCCGAGTTCTCGAAAATTTGCGAGGATTATGGCATTAAATTCATTGGAGCTTCTGCCGAGCAAATCAACCTAATGGGGGATAAGGCTACGGCGAAAGATACCATGAAAAAAGCGGGTGTGCCGGTTATTCCGGGTTCTGAAGGCCTGTTGGAGTCTGTAGAACAAGGTAAAAAGCTGGCCAAAGAAATGGGCTACCCCGTCATTATCAAAGCCACAGCGGGTGGTGGTGGCCGTGGTATGCGTATCATCAAAGAAGAAGGGCAGTTTCAGAAAATGTGGGACGATGCCAAAATGGAATCGGGTGCTGCATTCGGAAACGATGGCCTGTATTTGGAGAAATTCGTAGAAGAACCACGCCATATCGAAATTCAAATTGTGGGCGATCGATTCGGAAAGGTGTGCCACCTTTCGGAAAGAGACTGCTCGATTCAGCGTAGACACCAAAAGCTTTTGGAAGAAACGCCTTCCCCGGTGATGACCGACGATTTGCGTCAGCGTATGGGCGATGCCGCCATTAAAGGAGCTTCGGCCATTCAATACGAAGGTGCGGGTACAGTGGAGTTTTTGGTGGATAAAAACGGAGATTTCTATTTCATGGAAATGAATACCCGTATTCAGGTGGAACACCCGATTACTGAAGAAGTGACCGATTTCGACCTGATTAAGGAGCAAATCAAAGTCGCTGCCGGTGTGCCGATTTCAGGAAAGAGCTATTTCCCGAAAAAGTACTCCATGGAATGTAGAATCAATGCTGAAGATCCAGGAAACGGCTTCAGACCTTGTCCGGGTGTAATCAAATCGATGCATTTGCCCGGTGGGCACGGTGTAAGAATCGATAGCCATGTGTACGCGGGTTACACGATTCCGCCGCATTACGATTCGATGATTGCCAAGGTGATCGTAACGGCCCAAAGCCGCGAAGAAGTGATTGTACGGATGAAACGTGCATTGGAGGAGTTTTATGTAGAGGGCGTGAAAACCACGATTCCTTTTCACTTGAAACTTATGGATGACGAAATATTCCGTTCTGGAATTTTCAATACCAAATTCTTGGAAACGTTTGACTTTAGCGATTTATAA
- the rpmF gene encoding 50S ribosomal protein L32: MAHPKRKTSKTRRDKRRTHDGLTSKALSVDATTGEIHVRHQAHVFEGNLYYKGKLVVENFK, from the coding sequence ATGGCACATCCGAAACGTAAAACCTCGAAAACCAGAAGAGATAAGCGTAGAACGCACGACGGCCTTACGTCAAAAGCCTTGTCAGTAGATGCAACTACAGGTGAGATACATGTACGTCATCAGGCTCATGTGTTTGAAGGAAATCTCTATTACAAAGGCAAATTGGTTGTTGAGAATTTCAAATAA
- the plsX gene encoding phosphate acyltransferase PlsX — protein MKIAIDAMGGDFAPQATVEGALLALNELPEDVSLVLVGLENEIDAILADKSFDKKKLEVKHASEVVGMHEHPAKSFSQKPDSSLAVGFNLLKAKEVNAFCSAGNTGAVMVHSLFVLKTYGNIQRPPIAGFFPLRNGGYSLMLDIGANVDCKPEVLVRFAELGSVYAGLSFGIENPKVALVNIGEEESKGPASLQAAHQLLKEHAKVNFVGNIEGRDLFDGKADVLVTEGFTGNVIYKMGESLYEYAHSQGVDDQLINRMNYEVVGGSPIIGVKGNVIVAHGISTPLAIKNMILLAKRQVESGVNAKLAEVFGE, from the coding sequence ATGAAAATTGCGATTGATGCAATGGGTGGCGATTTTGCCCCTCAAGCGACCGTAGAAGGAGCCCTTTTAGCATTAAATGAGTTGCCTGAAGATGTGTCCTTGGTCTTGGTGGGATTGGAAAACGAAATTGACGCCATTTTGGCGGACAAATCGTTCGATAAAAAGAAACTGGAGGTAAAACACGCCAGTGAAGTGGTGGGGATGCACGAGCATCCGGCAAAGTCTTTTTCTCAGAAACCCGACTCCAGTTTGGCAGTGGGTTTCAATTTGTTGAAAGCGAAAGAAGTGAATGCATTTTGCAGTGCGGGCAATACCGGGGCTGTGATGGTGCATTCGCTTTTTGTGCTTAAAACCTATGGGAATATCCAACGCCCGCCCATTGCAGGCTTTTTTCCGCTGCGAAATGGTGGGTACAGTTTGATGTTGGATATCGGGGCCAATGTGGATTGCAAACCTGAGGTTCTGGTTCGCTTTGCCGAGCTGGGTTCGGTGTATGCAGGCCTGTCTTTCGGTATCGAGAACCCGAAAGTGGCTCTGGTGAACATAGGAGAGGAAGAGTCGAAAGGACCCGCTTCGCTTCAGGCGGCACATCAATTGTTGAAAGAACATGCCAAGGTGAATTTTGTGGGCAATATCGAAGGTCGCGATCTTTTTGATGGCAAGGCCGACGTGCTGGTCACAGAAGGCTTTACTGGAAATGTAATCTATAAAATGGGTGAATCGCTATACGAATACGCTCATAGTCAAGGAGTCGATGATCAATTGATCAACCGCATGAACTATGAAGTGGTAGGAGGGAGCCCCATAATAGGTGTGAAGGGCAACGTGATTGTGGCCCACGGAATTTCCACGCCATTGGCTATAAAAAATATGATTTTGCTTGCGAAAAGACAGGTGGAATCAGGAGTAAATGCTAAACTTGCAGAAGTTTTTGGCGAATAA
- a CDS encoding asparagine synthase-related protein has protein sequence MSQFLYIQQFNAPLDLQEQFQTALRQMGYNLLANGQSFMQFGKKAQFADRKNDSFLFDIFPKEPFSGLTNLQESSAHFSGVYLHKKRFSAELVRDFFGVKSLYYSFADGRLIASNNLLSVLACQSTKPEICHLKVNLFLHPENAQSAADELTFFKGIRRVLPGQRLYFQAGKMSAHTFAPMDFKEPKSKKNAVTHFRERFTRHIMQAMQDFDSPSVHLVNDLDSEYIDAILKHEAYISSPQHGEEETRDFKVEPKHLLASFKQLSKITAKPDALLLVMPEIFSVLKSASARNRILFSAYGGSNIFALEKEYVKELFKKRKFKRAFEAILLMHTVKATDADYLWMQSLVFSAQNRFLLLCHLWKQQLVSRQFVWQKLCALLKGTQKQSVLPIRNELYKKNPNVSLFEKTNRRYTALQRKALEANQSQRNIDTLESLDALAHAFKLTVDQPFLHKDLLKIAVNYPLKKHFNEGQMRGLLRESMKDLSPKYAQNQSGKEIATPFTFRTLLACFAHFQEGHKLWKFVDKEIFDQQLQAIDGNSEYCPVENLLILGKAISLGVWLDLFFAE, from the coding sequence ATGAGTCAATTCCTTTACATACAGCAGTTCAATGCTCCGCTCGATTTACAGGAGCAATTTCAGACCGCTTTGCGGCAAATGGGCTATAATTTGCTGGCCAACGGACAAAGTTTTATGCAGTTTGGGAAAAAGGCTCAATTTGCCGACCGTAAAAACGACTCCTTTCTTTTTGATATTTTCCCAAAAGAGCCCTTCTCTGGCCTCACCAATTTGCAGGAATCGTCCGCTCATTTTTCGGGCGTGTATTTGCACAAAAAACGTTTCTCAGCCGAACTTGTGCGTGATTTTTTTGGTGTAAAAAGTCTGTATTATTCTTTTGCAGACGGAAGGCTAATTGCCTCGAACAACCTATTGAGTGTGTTGGCTTGCCAAAGCACAAAGCCAGAAATTTGCCACTTAAAAGTCAACCTTTTCCTCCATCCAGAAAATGCACAATCTGCAGCCGACGAACTCACATTTTTCAAAGGCATACGCCGCGTATTACCCGGACAGAGACTCTATTTTCAAGCCGGTAAAATGAGTGCTCATACTTTTGCCCCCATGGACTTTAAAGAACCCAAAAGCAAAAAAAATGCGGTTACTCATTTTCGGGAAAGGTTTACAAGGCACATTATGCAAGCAATGCAGGATTTCGATTCACCTTCTGTTCATCTTGTAAACGACTTGGATTCCGAGTATATAGACGCCATACTCAAACATGAAGCTTATATCTCTTCGCCCCAACATGGCGAGGAAGAAACGCGAGACTTTAAAGTCGAGCCGAAACATTTATTGGCATCATTCAAACAGCTTTCCAAAATCACGGCTAAACCGGATGCTTTACTCCTTGTTATGCCCGAAATATTTTCAGTTTTAAAGTCTGCATCTGCACGAAATCGAATCTTGTTTTCAGCCTATGGCGGCTCAAATATTTTTGCCTTGGAAAAAGAGTATGTGAAAGAATTGTTTAAAAAACGAAAATTCAAGCGAGCCTTTGAAGCCATTCTTCTGATGCACACGGTAAAAGCAACCGATGCCGATTACCTTTGGATGCAAAGCCTGGTTTTTTCTGCTCAAAATCGCTTTCTGCTTCTTTGTCATTTGTGGAAACAGCAACTCGTATCTAGACAATTTGTTTGGCAAAAACTGTGTGCACTCTTAAAAGGTACGCAAAAGCAAAGCGTCCTGCCAATCCGAAATGAATTATACAAAAAGAACCCTAACGTTTCGCTCTTTGAAAAAACAAATCGACGCTATACGGCTTTGCAACGAAAGGCTCTTGAGGCGAATCAATCTCAAAGAAATATCGACACACTTGAATCATTAGACGCTCTTGCCCACGCTTTCAAACTTACTGTAGATCAGCCTTTCCTGCACAAAGACCTTTTGAAAATTGCTGTTAATTACCCCTTGAAAAAGCATTTCAATGAAGGGCAAATGCGGGGTTTGCTTCGCGAAAGCATGAAAGATTTATCACCAAAATACGCTCAAAACCAATCGGGAAAGGAGATAGCTACACCCTTCACATTCCGTACTCTTTTGGCCTGTTTTGCCCATTTTCAGGAGGGGCACAAACTTTGGAAGTTTGTCGATAAGGAAATCTTCGATCAGCAATTGCAAGCTATCGACGGAAATTCGGAATACTGCCCAGTGGAAAACCTGCTCATTCTTGGCAAAGCAATAAGCCTTGGTGTATGGTTGGATTTGTTTTTCGCCGAATAG
- a CDS encoding type III pantothenate kinase, with the protein MLVADIGNSDIVFGFFDQGKLLHEFRIPSKKDEGSLFFEYRLSNFILEHDIAQNLYSRAVCSSVVPELTPIVLSILEGLSEGKTHLVKVDSFPEVKVEIDRADELGTDLFCNAVAAYHEHRAACLIVDFGTALTMTAVNSQGQILGVSISPGLKTAVHSLFSKTAQLPEVPLEPPASVIGKNTVQAIQAGILIGYEGLVSHLIAQFKNEIDEPLKVFATGGLSRALKYETPLFDTIDRHLTLKGLYTIGEYQFGN; encoded by the coding sequence ATGCTCGTTGCCGATATCGGAAATTCAGACATTGTTTTTGGTTTTTTCGACCAAGGGAAATTACTTCATGAATTTCGCATACCCTCAAAGAAAGACGAAGGCAGCCTTTTCTTTGAATACCGCCTTTCCAACTTCATTCTTGAACACGACATTGCCCAAAATCTGTATTCACGTGCTGTATGCAGTAGCGTGGTTCCCGAACTCACCCCCATTGTTCTGTCTATTTTGGAGGGCCTATCCGAAGGCAAAACCCACCTCGTGAAAGTGGATAGTTTTCCAGAAGTAAAAGTGGAAATCGATCGAGCCGATGAACTGGGCACCGACCTGTTTTGCAATGCCGTAGCCGCTTATCACGAGCACCGGGCAGCTTGCTTGATCGTGGATTTCGGAACAGCCCTGACCATGACCGCAGTGAACAGCCAAGGGCAAATATTGGGCGTATCCATTTCACCGGGCCTCAAAACTGCCGTACACTCTTTGTTTTCCAAAACGGCCCAACTTCCCGAAGTGCCCTTGGAGCCTCCAGCCTCTGTGATTGGTAAAAATACCGTGCAGGCCATTCAAGCCGGCATTCTCATCGGATACGAAGGACTGGTCAGCCATTTGATCGCACAGTTCAAAAATGAAATCGACGAACCCCTAAAGGTTTTTGCTACCGGAGGCCTATCACGTGCACTGAAGTACGAAACACCTCTTTTCGATACGATAGACAGACACCTTACCTTGAAAGGCTTATACACGATTGGTGAATACCAATTCGGAAATTGA